From Bacteroidota bacterium:
CACAACCTCTGTATTGACAGCACCTGTCGATGCGGCAGATGATGTGCAGCCATTTGCCGGCGTTGATACCTCAAATCCGGCTTTTCTTGGCGGCGGCAGATTGGTACTTGAGGCTGATTCACTCCAGCAGGAATCTGAGCGGTTATACGAGATGTCAGATTCACTCTATGTTTTATCTGATAGTTATTACGGCCAGGATGACAAACAAACCTTGTCTGATTCGCTTTATAAAGTCTCAGAAGCAACCCAGTTGCGTTCAGATTTGCTGTTGCAACGGGCTGATTCCATCCGGACAATGGGGCAGGGGATGTTGAGCGGGCTTGGCCTGAATAGCCCAGACGTGTCCCAGTTGCGCGATGCCCTTTACCCGAAAGTTGATACGGGGCGCGATGAAAACGGCGTGATTACCTATGGGAAGTACCTGAAGCTAGAAGGCCTCTTCTCAAATATTAAAGAGCGTTTCCCGCAGACGCCGCATGCAGATTATGCGGACCAGATGCTGCGTGCCATGATTGAGTTGCGGCCGCTTGAGGATACGACGATAGTCCAGGAACTGGCGCAGGAAGATTTGCAGCGGCAGTATGATGAAATGCCTGAAGATGAGCGGTATATCCGATTACCAGGCGAAATTGATCTGACAGGAGAAGGCTGGACGCTTATTGTTGCGTCGTTTTCCGAACAGGAACGCGCCGCCGTCGTTGTAGAGGAGTACACAACCAAAGGCTTTAAGTCTACCATCCTCAAGGGCGGAACGAAATATCGGGTTGGTGTAGGCCAATACCCTGATTTGCTTACCGCCAAGGCCGGACTTGAAAAGTTTAGGGAAGAGTTGCCACCAAGTACCTGGTTTCTAGATATCCAGAAAGTCAGGTAATCAGAAATACCATCTGCGCGAATCTACGCACGTGGTACGACCGTATACAGGAACCAGAACCGTTGCTGCGTGGTTCGGCTAGAACCCCTTGGATCGAAATAAATGTAATTGGTTGATTTAGGTACAGATCCAATGCGGCAGCATTGCGTTATGGTGAGTGCGAGATTCAATTTCTCTACGCTGGAAATTGTGCCTGCATTCGCTGTGATACCTAGATGCGGCCTGCAATCTAGTAGTCACGAAAGCAGAACAACCCGGTTGCACAGTTCAATTGTACATCCCGGTTCTTTTTTGTGATGTGCAGTGCCGTTTTTTAATCCACATTCAATTAATAGTGGTTTGTCCTTATGGCGCAAGATGAGCGCGACAAGCTGGATTATAAGCCCTCAGGGAAAGATGGGGACGGGTCCCGCCCGTCTTCCGGTAGAAATAAGTTTTCCCTCTGGATTTATCTTATCGTATTCCTCGCCCTTTTAGCCAATTTCTTCTTTTTCCTGAGCGGAGAAGAGCAGAATGCACTCGATTACAGTGCTTTCCTGGAGTACGTGGATAAAGGGTACATTGAGGAAGTAGAAATTATTGGTGACACCCGCATCTTGGGTACCTACACGGTGCAGGCCGTGGAAGAGGGGCACGTAGAACTGGCAACACCCCGCCAGGATTTCCTCGGGGGAAGCAATGAAGATGCCCGCCGGCGCTTTGTGACTACAAAGCCTAATGAGGAGCCTGTTGTAGAGCTGCTGCGGTCGAAAGATGTAACTTTCAGCTTTAAGCAAGAGAACAACTGGTTCGGCGGCATGCTCACCTGGGTTTTCCCGCTGATCATCATTGTTGCACTCTGGATGTTTCTGATCCGGAGAATGAATCCAGGGTCACAGGTACTGAACATCGGCAAGAACAAAGCTGTCTTGTTTGATGCAATGGGTGATCAAACGATCACTTTTAAAGACGTCGCCGGCCTGGATGAAGCAAAAGAAGAAGTTGTAGAAGTTGTAGAATTCCTGAAGAGCCCTAAAAAGTTCACACGCCTTGGTGGTAAACTGCCGAAAGGTGTGTTACTGGTTGGCCCTCCGGGCACAGGTAAAACATTGCTCGCAAAGGCGGTAGCCGGAGAAGCAGGCACACCATTCTTCTCCCTTTCTTGTTCAGATTTTGTCGAAATGTTTGTTGGTGTAGGTGCTGCCCGTGTGCGAGACCTGTTCCGCCAGGCAAAGGAAAAGGCACCCTGTATCATCTTTATTGATGAAATTGATGCCATCGGACGCTCGCGCGGCCGCGGTATGATGATGGGCGCCAACGATGAGCGGGAGAACACCCTCAACCAGATCCTGGTGGAGATGGATGGCTTTAATACCGACAAGGGTGTAATCATTATGGCTGCAACGAACCGGCCAGACGTGCTCGATTCAGCACTGCTGCGTCCTGGTCGTTTTGATCGCCAGATTCTGATCGATAAGCCAGATCGCCGCGAGCGTGAAGAAATTTTCCAGGTGCATACGCGTAATCTGATTATTTCTGATGACGTGGACATGGCGATTCTTGCCAGCCAGACACCTGGGTTTGCAGGTGCTGAAATTGCCAATGTCTGTAATGAAGCTGCAATCCTCGCTGCAAGACGCGACAAGACAGCTATCGGCCCAGACGACTTTGAGCATGCCATTGATCGTGTGATCGGTGGCCTGGAAAAGAAAAACAAGCTTATCTCGCCAGAAGAGCGAGAGATTGTTGCGTACCACGAAGCCGGCCATGCTATCACAGGCTGGTTCCTCAAATACTCTGACCCCGTAGTCAAGGTCTCTATTGTACCGC
This genomic window contains:
- the ftsH gene encoding ATP-dependent zinc metalloprotease FtsH gives rise to the protein MAQDERDKLDYKPSGKDGDGSRPSSGRNKFSLWIYLIVFLALLANFFFFLSGEEQNALDYSAFLEYVDKGYIEEVEIIGDTRILGTYTVQAVEEGHVELATPRQDFLGGSNEDARRRFVTTKPNEEPVVELLRSKDVTFSFKQENNWFGGMLTWVFPLIIIVALWMFLIRRMNPGSQVLNIGKNKAVLFDAMGDQTITFKDVAGLDEAKEEVVEVVEFLKSPKKFTRLGGKLPKGVLLVGPPGTGKTLLAKAVAGEAGTPFFSLSCSDFVEMFVGVGAARVRDLFRQAKEKAPCIIFIDEIDAIGRSRGRGMMMGANDERENTLNQILVEMDGFNTDKGVIIMAATNRPDVLDSALLRPGRFDRQILIDKPDRREREEIFQVHTRNLIISDDVDMAILASQTPGFAGAEIANVCNEAAILAARRDKTAIGPDDFEHAIDRVIGGLEKKNKLISPEEREIVAYHEAGHAITGWFLKYSDPVVKVSIVPRGLAALGYAQYLPEERYLYTKEALQDRMTMAIGGRVAEEIVFGRITTGAQNDLERITKMAYAMVIDYGMSEKIGNISFNISGRGEESPMFDKPYSDETARLIDIEVKEIIEGVREAAHRLLREKRAKLDELAKALLKKEVLGPKDLVEILGDRPYGEYVSMNGYNNGKPVAVAEESAEGDTPDLSEEPAADA